One genomic window of Verrucomicrobiota bacterium includes the following:
- the bamA gene encoding outer membrane protein assembly factor BamA: protein MTVLHRLSVLLFACAIVLWPGDSHAQLRRTVRGIQIKHVGPPAVSDELAKANIRVKLNEPYEKASVDNDIHNLYGTGFFYNIQVSLEETGTDGVVLTYVLQGKPLLTDIRFDGNKKYSRTKLQKKVTSKVGEPMNESKLALDALEIKKMYQKAGLQKTEVKAVPVVTAATGRGTVTFEIAESPKVKIERIDFDAAEAFKQKKLRRVVKTRRHWMFSWLTGSGVLKDDQLDEDKERIREFYQGEGYVDFELKDVRFDQVSAHRMVIHFDVFEGKQYKVGTVSFKGNKLFPTNDLLAALKMAPGQTFTPKALQRDHLSLTDFYGSRGYIDTVVRPIKSANIETGTIDMLYDIEEGDKSYVEKIEIRGNTITKDRVIRRELAISPGEVFDMVRVKDSTNILGQMQYFAKIDTEIEPTDVSNRKNLVLALEEGTTGSFDIGAGFSTIDNLIGFVGLTQGNFDLFNPPYFRGGGQRFRIRATLGTRRKDFVISFVEPWFLNQRLRFEVDLYHRELNYLSDIYEQQQTGARFGLVKAITRDLAVGLSYTIENIDIRDVDVNASDEFKREEGSRLVSKVGPSIIYDTRNSVRLPNKGQRSSIETAYAGGPFGGDTDFYKIDFNTAWYFRGFWPSHIIEIAGNIGAVESHGDSDRVPLFDRWFLGGANTLRGYKYRHAGPKDINGEPIGGETYWFGSLEYSIPIISRLRFAAFYDVGNVYRSSFSFNPNRSREEPFYYDNFGFGIRLEIPQFGAPLRLDYGIPITHDRFTSDSGRFQFGVGYSKVF from the coding sequence CAACGAGCCCTACGAAAAGGCGTCGGTGGATAACGATATCCACAATCTCTACGGGACCGGTTTCTTTTACAACATTCAGGTCAGCCTGGAGGAGACCGGAACGGACGGCGTCGTTCTGACTTATGTGCTCCAGGGCAAGCCGCTCCTGACCGACATCCGCTTCGACGGGAATAAAAAGTACAGCCGGACCAAGCTGCAAAAGAAGGTTACCTCGAAGGTGGGCGAGCCCATGAATGAATCCAAGCTCGCCCTCGATGCGCTGGAAATTAAGAAGATGTATCAGAAGGCCGGCCTCCAAAAGACGGAAGTCAAGGCGGTTCCCGTGGTGACGGCTGCCACGGGACGGGGCACGGTGACCTTCGAAATCGCCGAGTCTCCAAAAGTGAAAATCGAGCGTATCGATTTTGACGCCGCGGAAGCCTTCAAGCAGAAGAAGCTGCGGAGGGTGGTCAAGACCCGCCGCCACTGGATGTTCTCATGGCTCACCGGGAGCGGGGTGTTGAAGGACGACCAGCTTGACGAGGACAAGGAGCGAATCCGGGAATTCTATCAAGGCGAGGGCTATGTCGATTTCGAGTTGAAAGATGTCCGATTCGACCAGGTTTCCGCCCATCGCATGGTCATCCATTTCGACGTCTTTGAAGGGAAGCAATACAAAGTCGGCACGGTGTCGTTCAAAGGAAACAAGCTGTTCCCGACGAACGATCTCCTTGCCGCTTTGAAAATGGCGCCCGGGCAAACGTTCACTCCGAAAGCGCTGCAAAGGGATCACCTCTCGCTGACGGATTTTTATGGCTCCCGAGGCTACATCGATACCGTCGTCCGCCCGATTAAGAGCGCGAACATTGAGACGGGAACGATTGACATGCTCTACGACATCGAGGAGGGCGACAAGTCCTACGTCGAAAAGATTGAAATCCGGGGGAACACCATCACCAAGGACCGGGTGATTCGGCGCGAGTTGGCCATTTCCCCCGGGGAAGTGTTCGACATGGTGCGGGTGAAAGACAGCACCAACATTCTCGGGCAGATGCAGTATTTCGCCAAGATCGACACCGAGATCGAGCCGACCGACGTGTCCAACCGCAAGAATTTGGTCCTGGCGCTGGAGGAGGGCACCACGGGTTCGTTCGACATCGGGGCCGGCTTCAGCACCATCGACAACCTGATTGGTTTCGTCGGTCTGACCCAGGGGAATTTCGACCTTTTCAATCCACCCTATTTCCGAGGCGGCGGCCAGCGGTTCCGCATTCGCGCCACGCTGGGAACCCGCCGCAAAGATTTCGTGATCTCCTTCGTCGAGCCCTGGTTTCTCAATCAACGGCTGCGCTTTGAGGTCGACCTCTATCACCGCGAGTTGAATTACCTGAGCGACATTTATGAGCAGCAGCAGACCGGGGCGCGCTTCGGCCTGGTCAAGGCGATCACGAGGGACCTCGCCGTCGGGTTGAGCTACACGATCGAGAACATCGACATCCGGGACGTGGACGTCAACGCCTCGGACGAATTCAAGCGGGAGGAAGGCAGCCGGCTTGTCTCGAAGGTCGGGCCTTCCATCATCTACGACACGCGCAACAGCGTGCGCCTCCCCAACAAGGGCCAGCGTTCCTCGATCGAAACCGCCTATGCCGGCGGGCCTTTCGGGGGAGACACTGATTTTTACAAGATCGACTTCAACACGGCCTGGTATTTCCGGGGCTTCTGGCCGAGCCACATCATTGAGATCGCTGGCAATATCGGTGCCGTCGAATCGCATGGGGATTCCGACCGGGTTCCGCTTTTCGACCGCTGGTTCCTCGGCGGCGCCAACACGCTCCGCGGTTACAAATACCGGCACGCCGGGCCGAAGGACATCAACGGCGAGCCGATCGGCGGTGAGACTTACTGGTTCGGTTCGCTGGAATACAGCATTCCCATCATTTCACGCCTTCGTTTCGCGGCCTTTTACGACGTCGGCAACGTCTATCGCAGTTCGTTCAGTTTCAATCCCAACCGTTCCCGAGAGGAGCCGTTTTACTACGACAATTTCGGTTTTGGCATTCGACTCGAAATCCCCCAGTTCGGCGCGCCTTTGCGTCTGGACTACGGCATTCCCATCACGCACGACCGCTTCACCAGCGACAGCGGCCGCTTCCAATTCGGGGTGGGTTACTCCAAAGTGTTTTAG